Genomic window (Streptomyces sp. RerS4):
CTCCACCACCCGCACGGAGTGGAAGGACATCGACGGGATCGCGGCGGAGGCCCCCTGGCTGGAGCTCGGGGACATCGCCTCCTTCAGCAGCGAGGGGCCGCTGCGCGACGGGACGCGCAAACCCGACATCACCGCGCCCGGCGCCATCATCATCTCCGCGCTGTCGCGCGACGCCCGAGACCTGCCCCGGAAGCTCATCACGGGCCCGCGCGAGGTCGGCATGCAGGGCACCAGCATGGCGTGCCCGTTCATCGCGGGGATCGCGGCGCTGGTGCTTCAGCGGGACGCGACCTGTGACCCCGACGGCTTCAAGGAGCTGCTGAAGTCCAACGCCAGTGTCCCCGGCAGCGGTTCGGGAACGTTCCACCCGAAGTGGGGCCACGGGCTCCTCGACGCGACCGACCTCTAGCCTCGGTCGATGGACTACCAGAAGGTCGACCCCGCCCTCGGCATCGCCATGGACGCCGAGGGCCGTGACCCGAGCGCCCGCGACCTCACGGTGCTCGTCCGGCTCACCGAGCCGCCGTCACCGGACCAGCTGGAGCAACTCAGACGGGCCGGGGTGGAGAGCGCGAGCGGCCCCGATGTGGCGCGTACGGTCCTCACGGGCACCCTTTCGCGAGAGGATGTGGAGACGCTCGCGGACCAACCCTGGGTCCGCTCCCTCTCCCTGTCCGCCACCCGCCGCCCGACGTGAACTCGCCGCCCGACGCAAAGCCGCCCCACGGAGGTCGCCCCGCCCATGAACTGGACGCTCGAAGTCGTCCCGGTCCCCGTCACCGACATGGACCGGGCGAAGGAGTTCTACGCCGACCGGCTCGGCTTCGCGGTCGACGTGGACGACGAGGTCGCGCCCGGGATGCGCGTCATCCAGCTCACCCCGCCCGGCTCGCGCTGCTCGATCGCCCTGCTGCGGGGCATGCCGCCGGCGCCCGGGACCAAGACGATGGCCCCCGGCACCCTGCACGGCATCCAGCTGTGCGTCACCGACATCGAGACGGCCCGCGCCCGACTGCTGGAGCGCGGCGTCGAGGTCTCGCCGGTCCGGCACGTCGGGGCGACGGGCTGGGAGGAGGGCAAGGGCGAGACCTGGAACTCGTTCCTGTCCTTCGAGGACCCCGACGGCAACGGCTGGGTGGTCCAGGAGGCGCCCGCCGAGCTGTCACAGCGCTGAACGGGGCCCCGTACGACCGCCGCCGTCGCCGCGCGGGTCGGTCAGCGACCGCTGTCCGCCAGGAGCGGCGGCGGGGCGTCCCGCTGGTGGGGGAGCGCGGTGGGCGCCGGCTCGCTCGCCGGCTCGCCGTCCTGGCGAAGGGAGACCGTACGGGTCGGGGCGGGGATCGAGATGCCCTCGGCCCGGAAGCGCCGGTGCAGCCGCTTGATGAACTCGTGCTTGATGCGGTACTGGTCGCTGAACTCGCCGACGCCCAGGATCACCGTGAAGTTGATCCGGGAGTCCGCGAACGTGTGGAACCGGACGGCCGCCTCGTGGTCGGGGACCGCGCCCGCGATGTCGACCATCACCCCGTCGACCACGTCCAGCGTCACCCGCTCGACGTGCTCCAGGTCGCTGTCGTAGCCGACCCCGACCTGGACCAGGATGGACAGCTGCTGCTCCGGCTGCGTGTAGTTGGTCATGTTCGTCTTCGCCAACCGGCCGTTGGGGATGATGACCAGGTTGTTCGACAGGTCGCGCACCACGGTGTTGCGCCAGTTGATGTCGACGACGTAGCCGTCCTCGCCGCTGCTCAGCCGGATGTAGTCGCCCGGCTGCACGGTCTTCGAGGCGAGGATGTGGACGCCCGCGAACAGGTTCGCGAGGGTGTCCTGGAGCGCCAGCGCCACCGCGAGACCGCCCACCCCGAGGGCGGTGACCAGCGGCGCGATGGACACCCCGAGGGTCTCCAGCGCCACCAGGACGCCCATCGTGAGGACCACGACGCGGGTGATGTTCACGAAGATGCTGGCCGAACCGGCCACGCCGGTCCGGGAAGCCGCCACCGACTGGACGAGTCCGGCGATGACGCGGGCCGCCGTCAGCGTCGCGATGACGATCAGCAGCGCGGTCAGCGTC
Coding sequences:
- a CDS encoding mechanosensitive ion channel family protein; amino-acid sequence: MTRDPLLHDWIVAAIALAAGGVAALLLRVLLKWLGKHASRTRWSGDDVIVDALRTLAPWAAVVTGAAVAGSVLPLTARLSGLLNQTLTALLIVIATLTAARVIAGLVQSVAASRTGVAGSASIFVNITRVVVLTMGVLVALETLGVSIAPLVTALGVGGLAVALALQDTLANLFAGVHILASKTVQPGDYIRLSSGEDGYVVDINWRNTVVRDLSNNLVIIPNGRLAKTNMTNYTQPEQQLSILVQVGVGYDSDLEHVERVTLDVVDGVMVDIAGAVPDHEAAVRFHTFADSRINFTVILGVGEFSDQYRIKHEFIKRLHRRFRAEGISIPAPTRTVSLRQDGEPASEPAPTALPHQRDAPPPLLADSGR
- a CDS encoding VOC family protein encodes the protein MNWTLEVVPVPVTDMDRAKEFYADRLGFAVDVDDEVAPGMRVIQLTPPGSRCSIALLRGMPPAPGTKTMAPGTLHGIQLCVTDIETARARLLERGVEVSPVRHVGATGWEEGKGETWNSFLSFEDPDGNGWVVQEAPAELSQR